A stretch of the Glycine soja cultivar W05 chromosome 13, ASM419377v2, whole genome shotgun sequence genome encodes the following:
- the LOC114381746 gene encoding uncharacterized protein LOC114381746: protein MGKYIHSDNIVVEDNCSDVIQRILPPKYKDPGTVTIPCSIGVVSVGKALIELGASINLMPLSMCRKIGNLEILPTRMTLQLADRSITRPYGVVEDVLVNVRHFTFPADFVVMDIEEDAEIPLILGRPFMLTAKCMVDMGKGNLEMSVDDQKVTFNLFDTMKHPSDHKACFKVEKVEQEVDTMARAMVLQSPLEKALTNAMDCLTKEEEKELHNYLEELEGLEGSSSEKVVFEELKKDVPTEKAKMDLKTLPEHLKYVFLGENEANPVIISNSLTDNEESRLVEVLKKHKAAIGWHIYDLKGISPSYCMHKINMETEYKPVRQAQRRLNPSMK, encoded by the coding sequence ATGGGCAAGTACATCCATAGTGACAACATTGTGGTGGAAGACAATTGTAGTGATGTCATTCAGAGGATCCTTCcaccaaaatacaaggatccAGGGACTGTCACTATTCCATGCTCTATTGGTGTTGTGTCAGTTGGAAAGGCGCTTATTGAATTAGGGGCTAGCATAAATTTAATGCCCCTATCCATGTGCAGAAAGATAGGAAATCTGGAGATCCTACCAACTAGAATGACACTGCAGTTAGCGGATCGTTCAATCACAAGGCCATATGGTGTAGTGGAAGATGTATTGGTCAATGTGCGTCACTTCACATTCCCTGCTGATTTTGTGGTCATGGACATAGAAGAAGATGCTGAGATTCCACTGATCTTAGGTCGTCCATTCATGTTGACAGCCAAATGCATGGTTGATATGGGAAAGGGTAACCTTGAAATGAGTGTTGATGATCAGAAGGttacttttaatttgtttgacaCAATGAAGCATCCAAGTGACCATAAAGCATGTTTTAAGGTGGAGAAGGTTGAACAGGAGGTGGACACGATGGCTAGAGCTATGGTATTGCAATCCCCATTAGAAAAAGCACTGACCAATGCCATGGATTGTCTgacaaaagaggaagagaaagaattGCATAACTACCTAGAAGAGTTAGAAGGATTGGAGGGAAGTTCTTCAGAAAAAGTTGTGtttgaagaattgaagaagGACGTTCCTACAGAGAAGGCTAAAATGGACCTAAAGACTCTACCAGAGCATCTGAAATATGTGTTCTTGGGAGAGAATGAAGCAAATCCAGTGATTATCAGCAACTCTTTGACGGATAATGAGGAGTCTCGACTAGTGGAGGTTTTGAAGAAGCACAAGGCAGCTATTGGATGGCACATTTATGACCTTAAGGGAAT